One part of the Planktothrix serta PCC 8927 genome encodes these proteins:
- a CDS encoding RNA-guided endonuclease InsQ/TnpB family protein, translating to ERAWLAISRFYENCKSKKTGKKGYPRFQKDCRSVEYKTSGWVLNPTKRRITITDKKGISELKLLGKWDIHQYPVKSIKRVRLLRRADGYYCQFCLNIAVTDVQPKTGKEIGLDVGIESFYTDSNGYQEPNPKFHQKAENSIKKSQREIYKKVKGSSGRRKARKIYAKKHLKVSRQRNEHAKRIARNVCTSNDVVVYEDLSVRNLVKNHCLAKSISDAGWYLFRQWIEYFAAKFDKLAIAVPPHYTSQKCSNCGVIVKKSLSTRTHICRCGCELHRDINAAKNILNSAKNREGHSRINATGVGVSTLIGE from the coding sequence CGGAACGAGCATGGTTGGCAATTTCTCGTTTTTACGAAAATTGTAAATCCAAAAAAACTGGAAAGAAAGGATATCCTCGTTTCCAGAAAGATTGCCGTTCTGTTGAATATAAAACGTCGGGTTGGGTGCTTAATCCAACTAAAAGACGAATCACGATAACTGACAAAAAAGGGATTAGTGAGCTTAAACTTCTGGGAAAATGGGATATCCATCAATACCCAGTTAAGTCTATTAAACGAGTTAGACTTCTCCGTCGTGCTGATGGATATTACTGCCAGTTCTGTCTTAATATTGCCGTCACCGATGTTCAACCGAAAACTGGAAAGGAAATTGGACTTGATGTTGGCATAGAATCTTTCTATACAGATTCTAACGGGTATCAAGAACCCAATCCTAAGTTTCACCAGAAAGCAGAAAACTCTATTAAAAAATCTCAGAGAGAAATTTACAAAAAGGTTAAAGGTTCATCGGGAAGACGGAAAGCCAGAAAAATTTACGCCAAAAAACACTTAAAAGTAAGTAGACAACGGAATGAACACGCCAAGAGAATTGCGCGTAACGTATGCACATCAAACGATGTAGTCGTCTACGAAGATTTAAGTGTTAGAAATCTGGTTAAAAACCACTGTTTAGCTAAGTCAATTAGTGATGCAGGATGGTATTTGTTTCGACAATGGATAGAATATTTTGCGGCTAAATTTGATAAATTAGCGATTGCTGTTCCACCCCATTACACTTCGCAAAAATGCAGTAATTGTGGGGTAATCGTTAAAAAATCTCTATCAACTCGCACCCATATTTGTCGTTGCGGGTGCGAACTTCATAGAGATATAAACGCTGCTAAAAATATTTTGAATTCAGCTAAAAATAGGGAAGGGCATTCCCGAATTAACGCTACAGGAGTTGGAGTCTCTACTCTAATTGGTGAAA